The DNA region aatgtagttaattataataatatttcataaatgtatatgtttaaAGGATGTTATGGAGCCACCAGTGGAAGAAACTGCTGTAGATGATAATTTAGATTTAGATATGgatttttcaaaaacaaaaaagaagaagaagaagaagaaggatctAGATGAATTAGTGGCAGAAGAAGAACGTAAAGAAATTGAAGACAAAGAAAatggtaaatataatataatatagattcaTCTGTTTATGTTTCAGTTggtttatcttatttattatttgttaacatGCTGCACTGAATCTGAGCGAAGTGCAGAGTATGGTAAGGAAAAGAGGGATTCTTTATATATCAGATTCATGtaatatagtaaaaatatttagttttataaatcctatcatttcaaatatgttttctcttcgaaatctatttctaagaaatatatttattctttagtGGAGGAAACAAGTTTGTGGGTAGGATCAGATAGAGATTATACGTATGATGAATTACTTGTAAGAGTATTCAACATCATGCGAGAAAAGAATCCTGATATGGTTGCTGGTAAGAAGCAGAAATTTGTTATGCGTCCTCCACAGGTTGTACGTATAGGTACAAAGAAAACATCCTTTGCTAATTTTACAGAGGTAATATCttgttataaatgtaatattgtgtaatattttaacaaagacattttttgatatatttacaaaattccTTTATAGATATGTAAAACATTACACAGACAACCAAAACATTTACTTGATTTCTTATTGGCTGAATTGGGTACAAGTGGCTCTGTAGATGGAAACAGTCAACTTATTATTAAAGGACGTTTCcaacaaaaacaaattgaGAATGTGCTTAGGAGATATATCAAGGAATATGTTACCTGTCACACATGTCGTTCACCTGATACTATTCTTCAAAAAGATACTCGACTATTTTTCTTACAATGTGAAACTTGTGGGTCTAGGTGCTCTGTAGCCAGTATAAAATCTGGATTTCAAGTAAGAAActtttatatgcatatttaatataacaaatacgttgtaatattatattttactataatgtattgtattgtatattcCAGGCTGTCACAGGAAAACGTGCTGCTATTCGAGCAAAAACTGCCTAAacaatttctcattttttccatGGATatcataaattcttttttaaaatctatCTCAGCTTGCTTATATCGAAAAATCAtacttctttaatttattacatcaGTACATAAAACAAAACTGAAAGTATTACATACATCAACAAAATATCTGTCTATTTTGAGTTTATATTACCATATTAAAAGttgaatgtacatacatggTAATACCTAGAAAACTTTCTTCTCTATTCTgatacattatttttcctGTTGAAGTCAGCAGATGAGTAATGTGCATTGCATCCTACAAAGTTCACATTAggtcattaaaaaaatcatcTTTTACTGGAACATGTAGTTCAGCTAGCGCATTACTTATCCATGTCACTAATATTTTAATGCAATATCTTTTAAAGAACAAATTGTTCAGgtataaaatagtatatagtaccaattgttaaaaatgcttaaacaattaataattccttatattattttattaacacaaaatttataatattaaattgaatgcCACCAGTgtttcatatatacaaatacagaaaagaagaatttattattgttccattgtttttaaacaataatgatCATATAAGTAATGCATAATGAATATGTCAAGCTTCTTTCAGATTTTACTGATGAAGTCATTTCCTaggtaataatttattcaaataatgtatttactaggtaataaatttatttggaaGGATTTTGTTATATTCCTTATGATCACGAATTAATCATGAAAAAAGgtatcattataatttgtaataaaataaaaattataaatataaataagaaagatattgttataattagtTAAACTTGATCTACCATTATGTTTAccacataaattattatgaatggaaaagtgcattattattttttagtaataataaatacaagtgtataacaaattattaaaatagtatattaaaaatagtgtttttttaatatttcatatacaaGTGAATTTCATTAAGGTATTGAATTATACAATGTAACtctcaaattaaatataattttttcaaagtatCTAGTTGTCAGTATAAAAGTGATATAATATACAACTTctattcgtaaatttttttttttaattcaatgatttaatcaaaatgaataattcataatatacaatataacaataattttggcataaaataatatttacagaattaatatattgtagtTATTTCATGATGTACCTTCCTACATACATTTaacatgtaaataaaaaattaaatttttatttaattaaataacaaaaaattattgcgAATATTGAGCTGCTACAAGTTCCACAATTTGTTTGGTATCGTATCCTATTAACcacaaaaaatttaaataagttTTAAGTAACCATTGAGCGAAACTGTATAAcctgtaaaaaattataaataaatttaaataatactaataatatctACCAATTTTGGAAACGAACTTACCATAAATATGTTTCAAATTTTGCCTTGTACATTGTccctttaatatatttactaacTGATAGATTTGTAACTTTATATTTTCCACGTACAGCAATCTGTGCCATTATCCTATATCGATCTACCATACTTCCATGATCTTGTATGATAGCACGTATAGTATTTAAATtccttaaataaaaaaagtatatagttatttttatcaGTGCCTTGATTTTTCATATTGGCAAAATAACGTACAATATTTACCTAATAATCAACATCATAGTTTTGGGCATTGTTCTTAATGTTGCTGTAATTCTATCAAAATGCTCTTGTGCTTGTTGAATCATatgttctttcaatttttttcctttttcagtTGTTAAAAACGAAGATAATGAATATGGTGCTTGAGTTAATATTTCAGCTAGAAGAATGGGATCTAgaaatatactatatttacttataagGCAATGAACTTTTATAAAGATtgattacaaaattttaataacattttccaTACCCTCCACATTCAATTCTTTACCATATACATTCAAAGCATGagtatttttcaaaatcataGATTCCCAGAAATTACATAAGCTAATTCTTGTATTCTCTGgcaaatattcatataatccATGATCTAATAGAACTATTTGCGCTTTATTGTCCTGTCCCTTCCTAATAAAAACTATAGATAACACATTATTTTGTTACAagaatctattttatatttttaaaaatctattgaTATCTAAAAGTTATAATGAACTAAGAAACATTACTATTCCCAGGATGAGGATCACCATGAACAAATCCtgtatgaaaaatttgttctgCCATTAAAGTAATTAGTTTCGTGTCTATATCATACATGTTTagtcctttattttttaattctttcacattatttattttaatgccATCGATCCATTCAGTTGTAAGGAttctctaaaataaaaatatttacaaagtgAGATAATTTACGATAAGgatttaaaaacattaattaattcttcatttttatagtAAACTTATTAACCTTTGTACTGAGATCCCAATAAACTTTaggtatatgtacataatcaTGCTGTTTTAGATCTTTTGCACATTTCTctgaattttttccttctatttcaaAATCTAATTCTTGTGATAAAGTTTCAAAAAGCTcctaaaatcaattttaaaacaattcgtaaaaagaataaagaaaaaaatatgtgaatACCATATTTACTTACATCCACTACccaatgtaaattaaattttggaTGCATAATTGTAATGATTTTTagcaaataatttaatgttctCATGTCAGAATAAAATCTATCTTTAAGATCAATATATTGTACTTTAACAGCTACAGATTTACCATCCATAGTTTCTGCTTTATAAACCTAAATTTGTTTACCATATTAAGTTATAGATTCAATTAGTAAATATAaccattcatttaaaaatggaTTTATTTGTCTATTTGTATACCTGGGCTAAACTAGCAGCTGCAATAGGATGCTCATcaatcttatgaaatacttcCTTAGGACTTTTTCCAAATTCttgtagaaatatttcttgtaattcattttcatcgcGCGTTAAACATTTATccttaataaaagaaatggttgcaaatatttttatcaataaaatgttataataaccAATGATAAAATTTGCTACATATTATGGATACCTGTAAAATTTCTAAAGAATTAACATACTCTTTAGGAAGGATATGATTAACAGCTGCCAAGCCTTGTCCGAGTTTGATATATATTCCTCCATTTTGCAAACAACCTTGTACAATACGATGTGCTGATCGCTGATGAATTTCAGATTCTGTATATCCCATTAATGGAGCTACCCAATAATCTAAAGATACTGTTAATCCTATTATAAGTGATCTTCCAAATCTAGTTAGACTCGCAATTTTAGATTGTAATGATCTCCTTTTATTTGGATGAAAAAGTGTATAACTAGTGCCTAGTAACAGCAATCCTACAACGCTTTAATGTTATTCCCAGTTTCATAAACAATAGTTAATTTACATACCTGTACtagtatatttaattacttttttctttgatgaaTAATTTACTTGTTTTGTAATACTTAATAAGTTATAACGTAACATTTGTTACaatagtatttattttaattatttatacataaaatagacaaaagccaatatgtatatatgaagtTTGACTTTTTTCAAGGACATATGAAAGCTGTCATTTTTGAAAAGAggttataaaagttaatatcaTAAGCTCTTTATAACTATTTCTTATAGTACtttatttctatgaaataatttataaaactataaatgACGAAAAGaacaatgtattaatattgtacCTTTCGTTGTATAcatctataaatatacatatatatgtatttacgcaGCACCGTGATCACGTgttatgacatatatatatactcctaAGAGTATACGCTGATACATATgcaatatactttttatatgtCCGTACTTTATGCAAAACATTTTGCGTGCTCGAACCACAGAAGTTAAATCTAGATAGAAATATGTTAAGATTTCGTAaattatttccaaaaaaatCATGTTCCATTATAGGAATGATACATGTTGGTGCATTACCTGGTataagatctttttttcttttatttgatattttttgtacAAAAATAGAACTTggaatgttaaaaatataatttaaatatattttataggtaCTCCtaaatataatggaaatatgagagaaataataaaaaatgcattGAGGGAAGCAATGATTTATAAAGATTGTCAAGTggtaaattgttaataataacattaaatctTTTGTCTTgtgtgattattttttttattgtactaTGTTTAGGATGGTATTATTGTAGAAAACATGCATGATGTTCCATATGTTAAATCTAAAGACATATCATCTGAAATTACAGCCATGATGACAAGAATTTGTATTGAAATAAGGAAATTAATGCCTGAAAGCATAGCTTGTGGCACACAGGTATGAATTAGAcaggtatataattttatataaattataatttttatttttttattgattatacaGATTTTAGCAGGTTGTAATAAAGAAGCATTAGCTGTTGCAAAGGCTgctgattttaattttatcagaaGCGAAggttatattttttcacatGTTGCTGATGAAGGTTTTATGGATGGTTGTTCAGGAAATCTTCTTCGTTATAGGAAATATATTGACgcaaataatattcttatttttgcagatatcaaaaagaaacataggtaaaaattaactatatataatttaattattttgttgtttcaaccatttttttgttttttcaaccATGCAGTTCACATGCAATAACATCAGATATCAACATATCAGAAACAGTCAAAGCTGCAGAATTCTTTTTAGTCGATGGAGTTATATTAACAGGTTGTGCAACTGGGGATCCTGCAGATGTACAAGAATTGAATGGTActgtttcaatattttaaattaaaatatgattatatatattacttacatataagataaaattaataatgtacaGAAGTTAAAAAAGTGGCAAAAGGACCTGTTCTTGTTGGATCTGGAGTTTCTATTGATAACATAGATCATTATATGTCTTCAGACGCGGTAATAATTGGAACAAATTTTAAGATAAATGGAAACTGGGAAAATGCAGTTGCTAAAGAAAAAGTTGATGACTTCAtgagaaaattagaaaagatacAAAGGCAAAAGTATTAacacaaattgttaattaatgtctttaatttatattaattaattcgtactatacaattttatacaaataatattaatttaaaaatataaaatcataaaagatttttgtatatttcctAAATCCTATTAACaaagtaaaatcgataaatacaTTACACGCTTTACCAATTTCAATCGAACAGTAggataagattaaaaatcatttgtacatatatttatcaatcatttttattttaatacatttagttatttctttaaaaaccCATTATTACAcacaaagaataaaagaattataatattaatgacgaAGTGTTTACAATGTACACAAAAGTTTTTCGTTGATGGCGAAGTGACGGAAACCCTCTGAAATAACTATCGACGTGACAAACAGCGCAGTCTCATGAAACTATCATTCTTTCCTGTTTAGTCAGAGATGTTCTTTCGACAGATTCTGTAAAAATTGTACGTGTTTTATcgtttgttataattattctagatggcttttaatatatgtatattccaaTATgactaatataaataaattatctattaaaCATAACTGAACTAATTCGATTGAAATACTATCTTTTGGTTTTGTATTCGTAGTGATATTTGAcgattattgaattatataaaaaaaaactgaaacaattatcatttaatttctttatcaaatcgtttattattttcgcttaatataaatttctaaagcTTTGAGAACCACTGTCGAATGATGGTATCACATACAGTGGCATTATATACGTCACATCTAATCACTCAAGCTGCAGAGTACAAATCAAACGATtgtttatgtttaattatttggTAATTAGCATAACTAATCGTATAATTGTCGACTGTGATCCTCATAATCGTGATAACGTGTgacgttatatttttattgtataaaatgaaagaaaaattgaaaacataaataattcttCAGGGAGCTGCATTGGTTTCTGTCGTTAAGAATCGTCCAGCAGCTGTTCGCTCAGCTGAGCGTTCTCCCACCTACTCAGTTATCTCAGTACCGTGATATAATGATTAAAGTCCCCTCTCATATTTTCAGAAATCATTAGCTCGAATATCTACTTAATGCGCGTACGAACTATAATTGAAAAAACTTtccaagaaagaaatatatcgatGCCAAGTCGAAATCATTTTCGTAAGAAATATTGCacataaattctatttttatgatatatgtcTTCGTTCCTACGAGAGAGGACAAAGGCATCATATAATTCTTACGATACTCGGACTTGCCTTCTGTCGATATTATGACGACCTTTTGACGTTCTAAATTGAGCGAACGGTAACAACTTACGCGTGTACAAAGTTCATCGTTAATGATTAGAACAACGAACGAACAacgcatattttcttttttttttttttttcgataaaaaagtaCTTTTATAACCAAAACATTTATGAAAGCAATCACAATTCCAATTCCTACTAATAGATGAATGAATGGAATTTTATGATGGCGTGCGATCGATCAGAACTAATCGTCTACAACGATGTCATTtttgatgatattaataattatacgatagaattataataagcgcacgtatatatgtatatattttgtaaaaataatagtgtGACATTGATACTATATGTTTTTCGTACGTGTTGAAcattagaatatataagagaaataaataatcaaaatggAAAGGTGAAAAAGTGAAGAGTATTGACATCTGGGATGATGACTTATCGTCATCCTCGTGATACGTTCCTGTCAATGCTTTGAAATGATTCTCCCTCACCGGCCGCGCCATGCCGCTCCTTCTACTATCGTCCTACTCGTCAACCGTCCTTCCCCTCCTTCTAGGATCTCTACCAATCAACGCTTCCCTTACCCAGCCAGCCATCCAGCCAGCCAGTCGAAATCAGCTGACGACTGTTACTGCGGGCAGTTGCTACCACGGCTCCTCAAACGCAACATTGTTCAGGCGAGTGATTCCGTTTTCTTCTCtatcgttttttgttttcttctttccatcttctctttctctttcgtgttACTTTCTTTACGTGTCACTTATATtttactgtctctctctttttctttctttctttctttctctctctctctgtctctctctctctctctccctctccctccctccctcctcctctccctccccctccttcaCTTTCTTACGTAAGAtctttacttatatatacgcGATACTTCAGTTAATTATTGCGGAAGAAAATGAGCTGTCAAACGTGATGAACAAAACTCATTCTTGTTCGTCTATCGTCTATATATGTACTAGacataggaaaaagaaaaagagaaggggaggggttaaatagaaagaaacaaattgaaaagagggatagataagtaaagaaaaatccaaATATTTGTGTGAAACAAGAGATATATGAAGGGAACAAACTTGAGATTTAAGCTTTCGACAATCTATCACAAGTTACGTGCTTACGTGAgaatacgcgcgcgcgcgcacattcgaagtaaagagaagaaaggaaagagagacgtTTGTAAACGAGTATGAGTGCACCATTTATATGAACACACGTATATGCATCCACGCGTCATATACATAAGCGAGCCGGGATCATCGTATCATAGTTTTACATCTTTTCAAGAGATTCTATTGCGTCGAGGAAAACTACTCGAAGTTATATGAAGGTTTATAAGGAGTAAA from Vespa velutina chromosome 3, iVesVel2.1, whole genome shotgun sequence includes:
- the LOC124947429 gene encoding eukaryotic translation initiation factor 2 subunit 2 isoform X1 → MTEEDSIFDPSLKKKKKKKRGVFDIDGEFNEAGSTGDANEMTGDKENQEPEPLMAEDDETLDLENFGKKKKKKKKAFNLNDLDAALPDAKKEDVMEPPVEETAVDDNLDLDMDFSKTKKKKKKKKDLDELVAEEERKEIEDKENGCTESERSAEYVEETSLWVGSDRDYTYDELLVRVFNIMREKNPDMVAGKKQKFVMRPPQVVRIGTKKTSFANFTEICKTLHRQPKHLLDFLLAELGTSGSVDGNSQLIIKGRFQQKQIENVLRRYIKEYVTCHTCRSPDTILQKDTRLFFLQCETCGSRCSVASIKSGFQAVTGKRAAIRAKTA
- the LOC124947426 gene encoding uncharacterized aarF domain-containing protein kinase 5 isoform X5, with amino-acid sequence MLRYNLLSITKQVNYSSKKKVIKYTSTGLLLLGTSYTLFHPNKRRSLQSKIASLTRFGRSLIIGLTVSLDYWVAPLMGYTESEIHQRSAHRIVQGCLQNGGIYIKLGQGLAAVNHILPKEYVNSLEILQDKCLTRDENELQEIFLQEFGKSPKEVFHKIDEHPIAAASLAQRILTTEWIDGIKINNVKELKNKGLNMYDIDTKLITLMAEQIFHTGFVHGDPHPGNIFIRKGQDNKAQIVLLDHGLYEYLPENTRISLCNFWESMILKNTHALNVYGKELNVEDPILLAEILTQAPYSLSSFLTTEKGKKLKEHMIQQAQEHFDRITATLRTMPKTMMLIIRNLNTIRAIIQDHGSMVDRYRIMAQIAVRGKYKVTNLSVSKYIKGTMYKAKFETYLWLYSFAQWLLKTYLNFLWLIGYDTKQIVELVAAQYSQ
- the LOC124947426 gene encoding uncharacterized aarF domain-containing protein kinase 5 isoform X2, which produces MLRYNLLSITKQVNYSSKKKVIKYTSTGLLLLGTSYTLFHPNKRRSLQSKIASLTRFGRSLIIGLTVSLDYWVAPLMGYTESEIHQRSAHRIVQGCLQNGGIYIKLGQGLAAVNHILPKEYVNSLEILQDKCLTRDENELQEIFLQEFGKSPKEVFHKIDEHPIAAASLAQVYKAETMDGKSVAVKVQYIDLKDRFYSDMRTLNYLLKIITIMHPKFNLHWVVDELFETLSQELDFEIEGKNSEKCAKDLKQHDYVHIPKVYWDLSTKRILTTEWIDGIKINNVKELKNKGLNMYDIDTKLITLMAEQIFHTGFVHGDPHPGNIFIRKGQDNKAQIVLLDHGLYEYLPENTRISLCNFWESMILKNTHALNVYGKELNVEAEILTQAPYSLSSFLTTEKGKKLKEHMIQQAQEHFDRITATLRTMPKTMMLIIRNLNTIRAIIQDHGSMVDRYRIMAQIAVRGKYKVTNLSVSKYIKGTMYKAKFETYLWLYSFAQWLLKTYLNFLWLIGYDTKQIVELVAAQYSQ
- the LOC124947426 gene encoding uncharacterized aarF domain-containing protein kinase 5 isoform X4, whose protein sequence is MGYTESEIHQRSAHRIVQGCLQNGGIYIKLGQGLAAVNHILPKEYVNSLEILQDKCLTRDENELQEIFLQEFGKSPKEVFHKIDEHPIAAASLAQVYKAETMDGKSVAVKVQYIDLKDRFYSDMRTLNYLLKIITIMHPKFNLHWVVDELFETLSQELDFEIEGKNSEKCAKDLKQHDYVHIPKVYWDLSTKRILTTEWIDGIKINNVKELKNKGLNMYDIDTKLITLMAEQIFHTGFVHGDPHPGNIFIRKGQDNKAQIVLLDHGLYEYLPENTRISLCNFWESMILKNTHALNVYGKELNVEDPILLAEILTQAPYSLSSFLTTEKGKKLKEHMIQQAQEHFDRITATLRTMPKTMMLIIRNLNTIRAIIQDHGSMVDRYRIMAQIAVRGKYKVTNLSVSKYIKGTMYKAKFETYLWLYSFAQWLLKTYLNFLWLIGYDTKQIVELVAAQYSQ
- the LOC124947426 gene encoding uncharacterized aarF domain-containing protein kinase 5 isoform X3 gives rise to the protein MLRYNLLSITKQVNYSSKKKVIKYTSTGLLLLGTSYTLFHPNKRRSLQSKIASLTRFGRSLIIGLTVSLDYWVAPLMGYTESEIHQRSAHRIVQGCLQNGGIYIKLGQGLAAVNHILPKEYVNSLEILQDKCLTRDENELQEIFLQEFGKSPKEVFHKIDEHPIAAASLAQVYKAETMDGKSVAVKVQYIDLKDRFYSDMRTLNYLLKIITIMHPKFNLHWVVDELFETLSQELDFEIEGKNSEKCAKDLKQHDYVHIPKVYWDLSTKRILTTEWIDGIKINNVKELKNKGLNMYDIDTKLITLMAEQIFHTGFVHGDPHPGNIFIRKGQDNKAQIVLLDHGLYEYLPENTRISLCNFWESMILKNTHALNVYGKELNVEDPILLAEILTQAPYSLSSFLTTEKGKKLKEHMIQQAQEHFDRITATLRTMPKTMMLIIRNLNTIRAIIQDHGSMVDRYRIMAQIAVRGKYKVTNLSVSKYIKGTMYKAKFETYLWIRYQTNCGTCSSSIFAIIFCYLIK
- the LOC124947426 gene encoding uncharacterized aarF domain-containing protein kinase 5 isoform X1; this encodes MLRYNLLSITKQVNYSSKKKVIKYTSTGLLLLGTSYTLFHPNKRRSLQSKIASLTRFGRSLIIGLTVSLDYWVAPLMGYTESEIHQRSAHRIVQGCLQNGGIYIKLGQGLAAVNHILPKEYVNSLEILQDKCLTRDENELQEIFLQEFGKSPKEVFHKIDEHPIAAASLAQVYKAETMDGKSVAVKVQYIDLKDRFYSDMRTLNYLLKIITIMHPKFNLHWVVDELFETLSQELDFEIEGKNSEKCAKDLKQHDYVHIPKVYWDLSTKRILTTEWIDGIKINNVKELKNKGLNMYDIDTKLITLMAEQIFHTGFVHGDPHPGNIFIRKGQDNKAQIVLLDHGLYEYLPENTRISLCNFWESMILKNTHALNVYGKELNVEDPILLAEILTQAPYSLSSFLTTEKGKKLKEHMIQQAQEHFDRITATLRTMPKTMMLIIRNLNTIRAIIQDHGSMVDRYRIMAQIAVRGKYKVTNLSVSKYIKGTMYKAKFETYLWLYSFAQWLLKTYLNFLWLIGYDTKQIVELVAAQYSQ
- the LOC124947429 gene encoding eukaryotic translation initiation factor 2 subunit 2 isoform X2; the protein is MTEEDSIFDPSLKKKKKKKRGVFDIDGEFNEAGSTGDANEMTGDKENQEPEPLMAEDDETLDLENFGKKKKKKKKAFNLNDLDAALPDAKKEDVMEPPVEETAVDDNLDLDMDFSKTKKKKKKKKDLDELVAEEERKEIEDKENVEETSLWVGSDRDYTYDELLVRVFNIMREKNPDMVAGKKQKFVMRPPQVVRIGTKKTSFANFTEICKTLHRQPKHLLDFLLAELGTSGSVDGNSQLIIKGRFQQKQIENVLRRYIKEYVTCHTCRSPDTILQKDTRLFFLQCETCGSRCSVASIKSGFQAVTGKRAAIRAKTA
- the LOC124947431 gene encoding uncharacterized protein F13E9.13, mitochondrial isoform X1, coding for MLRFRKLFPKKSCSIIGMIHVGALPGTPKYNGNMREIIKNALREAMIYKDCQVDGIIVENMHDVPYVKSKDISSEITAMMTRICIEIRKLMPESIACGTQILAGCNKEALAVAKAADFNFIRSEGYIFSHVADEGFMDGCSGNLLRYRKYIDANNILIFADIKKKHSSHAITSDINISETVKAAEFFLVDGVILTGCATGDPADVQELNEVKKVAKGPVLVGSGVSIDNIDHYMSSDAVIIGTNFKINGNWENAVAKEKVDDFMRKLEKIQRQKY
- the LOC124947431 gene encoding uncharacterized protein F13E9.13, mitochondrial isoform X2 encodes the protein MLRFRKLFPKKSCSIIGMIHVGALPGTPKYNGNMREIIKNALREAMIYKDCQVDGIIVENMHDVPYVKSKDISSEITAMMTRICIEIRKLMPESIACGTQILAGCNKEALAVAKAADFNFIRSEGYIFSHVADEGFMDGCSGNLLRYRKYIDANNILIFADIKKKHSSHAITSDINISETVKAAEFFLVDGVILTGCATGDPADVQELNDAVIIGTNFKINGNWENAVAKEKVDDFMRKLEKIQRQKY